The genome window CATGCGGCGCTGCGGCACCTGGCGCTTGTAGTACCGGTCGAAGATCTCCTCGCCGGGCATCGGGCCGGCTTTCGTGGACTGCACCGCGACGCCCATGCCCGCCCGGACGTACCCCGGGCAGATCGCGTTGACGGTGATGCCGGGGTAGCCTTGGCTGCCGAGCTCGGCGGCGAGGGCGCGCGTCAGGCCGATGACGCCGTGCTTCGAGGCCGCGTACGCGGTGACGAAGCCGGAGCCGCCCATCCGCCCAAGGACCGACGCGATCGTGACAATCCGGCCGCGCTTCTGCGCCATCATCTGCGGGAGCGCGGCGCGGATCGCCCGGTAGGTGCCGTTGAGATTCACGTCGATGACGCGCGTCCACGCGCCCTCGTCCTGCTCCGCGAGGAGCCCGGACGCGCCGAGGCCCGCGCACGTCACGAGCACGTGGAGCCCGCCGAACTCCTTGACCGCGCGCGCGGCGAGTGCCTGCATGTCCGCCGAGCGCCCCACGTCGCCCCGCTGGGCGACGGCGCGCCCGCCGGCGCCGCGCGCCTCGTCGGCGACGCGCTCGACCGAGTCGGCGAGGTCCCCCAGCACGAGCGCCGCGCCCTCCGCCGCGAACGCGAGCGCGATCGCGCGGCCGATGCCGCCCCCGGCGCCGGTGATGACGACCGCATCGTCCCGAAAATCCACCGCGGCCTCAGGCGACGCGGACGCCGACCGAGCCGAGGCGCGTGAAGGTCGCGCGCACCGTGTCGCCGGCCTTGGGGCGGAGGAGGAGCGAGACCGAGCCCGACATGACGAGGTCGCCCGCCCTGAGCCCGAGGCCGCGCGCGCCCAGGTGGTTGGCGATCCACGCGAGCGAGTTGAGCGGGTCGCCCATCACCTCGGCCGCGGCGTTGGTGGCGGCGATCGCGCCGTTCAGCTCGTAGACGAGGCCCTCGACGGCGAGGTCGAGCCGGGCGACATCGGTCACCGGCGCGCCGACGACGATCGCGTT of Candidatus Methylomirabilota bacterium contains these proteins:
- a CDS encoding SDR family NAD(P)-dependent oxidoreductase; translated protein: MDFRDDAVVITGAGGGIGRAIALAFAAEGAALVLGDLADSVERVADEARGAGGRAVAQRGDVGRSADMQALAARAVKEFGGLHVLVTCAGLGASGLLAEQDEGAWTRVIDVNLNGTYRAIRAALPQMMAQKRGRIVTIASVLGRMGGSGFVTAYAASKHGVIGLTRALAAELGSQGYPGITVNAICPGYVRAGMGVAVQSTKAGPMPGEEIFDRYYKRQVPQRRMMEAGEIAHAALFLALPASAGITGQALNVDGGFVMS